A single Micromonospora luteifusca DNA region contains:
- a CDS encoding YoaK family protein gives MSSTVPRVIRPHGAAGEDQRLLRRRNTLVVVLTFLTGSADAIGFLSLGGAFSSVMTGNMVLLGLSAGRGEADLALTSGCAIISFIVGVLAGARVVGSAQPDDPVWPRRVTWALVLELLVFVVFFVVWEVTLGAPDAHVHLALLMLSAAALGVQSSAIQRFGVAGLSSTYLTGTLTSLIAGVAARSPWDSLRPKAQVLLALMVGAAVGALVALHLPVVAPALLIVPLVLVIVVSARMRA, from the coding sequence GTGTCGAGCACAGTGCCTCGCGTCATCCGCCCCCACGGCGCAGCCGGGGAGGACCAGCGCCTCCTGCGACGGCGGAACACGCTCGTCGTCGTCCTCACCTTCCTGACGGGGAGTGCCGACGCCATCGGGTTCCTCTCCCTCGGCGGCGCCTTCTCCAGCGTCATGACCGGCAACATGGTCCTGCTCGGGCTCTCGGCGGGCAGAGGTGAAGCCGACCTCGCGCTGACGTCGGGCTGCGCCATCATCAGCTTCATCGTCGGCGTCCTCGCGGGCGCCCGCGTCGTCGGCTCGGCACAGCCCGACGATCCGGTCTGGCCACGACGGGTCACCTGGGCGCTGGTCCTGGAGCTACTGGTGTTCGTCGTGTTCTTCGTCGTCTGGGAGGTCACACTCGGGGCCCCCGACGCGCACGTCCATCTCGCGCTGCTGATGCTCTCCGCGGCGGCGCTGGGCGTGCAGAGCAGTGCGATCCAACGGTTCGGCGTGGCGGGCCTGTCCTCCACGTACCTGACCGGCACGCTCACGAGCCTGATCGCCGGCGTCGCCGCGCGCAGCCCGTGGGACAGTCTGCGCCCCAAGGCTCAGGTGTTGCTGGCCCTGATGGTCGGCGCCGCGGTCGGCGCCCTGGTCGCCCTGCACCTGCCGGTTGTCGCCCCGGCACTGTTGATCGTGCCGCTGGTGCTCGTCATCGTCGTGTCCGCGCGCATGCGGGCCTGA
- a CDS encoding GntR family transcriptional regulator, with product MADDLRDKLGAQHLPLRDQVLAALRTAIIDGDYLPGERLTEDRLAEDFGVSRNPVREALRVAEAEGFVVILPRRGAVVASPSSGTIADMFAVRERLEALAARLAAERATVADVAALRALLDEGRDATQRQDLARVAELNSALHLRILQISGNPWLSSIAKSLYLHVQWVFRLGAAERAPHSWAEHIQLVDAIESGDGDRAERAALDHLDAASAAAYENAEGGYGAH from the coding sequence GTGGCTGACGACCTGCGGGACAAGCTCGGCGCGCAACACCTGCCGCTACGCGATCAGGTCCTCGCCGCTCTGCGGACCGCCATCATCGACGGCGACTACCTACCCGGCGAACGGCTCACCGAGGACCGGTTGGCCGAGGACTTCGGGGTTTCCCGCAACCCCGTCCGCGAGGCTCTGCGCGTCGCGGAGGCGGAGGGTTTCGTCGTGATCCTCCCCCGTCGGGGAGCGGTCGTCGCCTCCCCCAGCAGCGGGACCATCGCCGACATGTTCGCCGTCCGCGAGCGCCTGGAGGCGCTGGCCGCCCGGCTGGCCGCCGAGCGGGCGACCGTCGCGGACGTGGCGGCCCTGCGTGCTCTGCTCGACGAGGGCCGCGACGCGACGCAGCGGCAGGACCTGGCCCGGGTCGCCGAGCTGAACAGCGCACTGCACCTGCGCATCCTCCAGATCAGCGGAAACCCCTGGCTGTCGTCGATCGCCAAGTCGCTCTACCTCCATGTCCAGTGGGTCTTCCGGCTGGGCGCGGCGGAACGCGCGCCGCACTCGTGGGCCGAGCACATCCAGCTCGTCGACGCCATCGAGTCAGGCGACGGTGACCGCGCCGAGCGGGCCGCACTCGACCATCTCGACGCGGCATCCGCGGCGGCGTACGAGAACGCCGAGGGTGGCTACGGCGCCCACTAA
- a CDS encoding gamma-glutamyltransferase family protein, translating into MTFTTRPTLQGTFGMVSSTHWLASQAAMGILERGGNAFDAAVTAGFVLHVVEPHLNGPGGEVPAIVATAGDPRPKVLCGQGPAPAAATIAHFRSLGMDLIPGAGPLAAAVPGAVDAWLLLLREHGTLTLAEVLEPAIGYAGAGHPLLGRVGDTVAAVRSLFEEHWPTSAALWLRGGRPPSAGEMFANPVYARTLSRLVEAGQAAGADREAQIEAARRAWSTGFVAEAIEKFSRQPFRDSSGRPNAGLVTGDDLAAYSATWEAPATLDWHGYSVAKTGFWGQGPVLLQALATLDALDDPGAYDAGTAAGVHAQAEALKLAFADREAWYGDGTDVPAKALLSREYARERAALIGDRASAELRPGRPDGAQPRLPAHVQPGAGSRVDSTDPTTGEPTIQSDGVTRGDTCHVDVVDRWGNMISATPSGGWLQSSPTIPELGFPLGSRLQMFWLEEGLASSLAPGRRPRTTLSPTMVHRDGEPVMACGTPGGDQQDQWQLPFLLRHLVGGQPLQEAIDAPAWHTLSLPGSFYPRDMEPGVLVVEDRLDDDVLATLRAYGHEVRRSDGWSLGRLCAVTRDPATGVLAAGANPRGMQGYACGR; encoded by the coding sequence ATGACGTTCACCACCCGACCCACGCTGCAGGGCACCTTCGGCATGGTGTCCTCGACGCACTGGCTCGCCAGCCAGGCGGCGATGGGCATCCTCGAACGCGGGGGCAACGCCTTCGACGCCGCGGTCACCGCCGGGTTCGTCCTGCACGTCGTCGAACCGCACCTGAACGGGCCGGGTGGCGAGGTGCCGGCCATCGTGGCCACCGCCGGGGACCCGAGGCCGAAGGTGCTGTGCGGTCAGGGGCCGGCACCGGCCGCTGCCACCATCGCGCACTTCCGGTCCCTCGGGATGGACCTCATCCCCGGGGCCGGGCCGCTCGCGGCGGCCGTACCCGGCGCTGTGGACGCCTGGCTCCTGCTGCTGCGCGAGCACGGCACGCTCACCCTCGCCGAGGTGCTGGAGCCGGCGATCGGCTACGCCGGCGCCGGCCACCCGCTGCTGGGCCGGGTCGGTGACACCGTGGCGGCGGTGCGGTCGTTGTTCGAGGAACACTGGCCCACCTCCGCCGCGCTCTGGCTGCGTGGCGGCCGGCCACCGTCCGCCGGGGAGATGTTCGCCAACCCGGTGTACGCGCGCACGCTGAGCAGGCTGGTCGAGGCCGGGCAGGCGGCCGGCGCCGACCGGGAGGCACAGATCGAGGCGGCGCGGCGGGCCTGGAGTACGGGTTTCGTGGCCGAGGCGATCGAGAAGTTCAGCCGACAACCGTTCCGGGACTCCAGTGGGCGCCCGAACGCCGGGCTGGTGACCGGCGACGACCTCGCCGCGTACTCGGCGACCTGGGAGGCGCCCGCCACCCTCGACTGGCACGGCTACTCGGTGGCGAAGACCGGTTTCTGGGGGCAGGGCCCGGTGCTGCTGCAGGCACTGGCCACCCTGGACGCCCTCGACGACCCCGGCGCGTACGACGCGGGGACCGCAGCGGGCGTCCACGCCCAGGCCGAGGCGCTCAAGCTCGCCTTCGCCGACCGGGAGGCCTGGTACGGCGACGGCACCGACGTGCCCGCCAAGGCACTGCTCTCCCGGGAGTACGCGCGGGAACGGGCAGCCCTGATCGGCGACCGCGCGTCGGCGGAGCTACGGCCGGGGCGTCCCGACGGGGCGCAGCCACGCCTACCCGCCCACGTCCAACCCGGTGCGGGGAGTCGCGTCGACTCGACGGACCCCACCACGGGGGAGCCGACCATCCAGTCGGACGGGGTGACCCGCGGCGACACCTGCCACGTGGACGTGGTCGACCGGTGGGGCAACATGATCTCCGCGACCCCGAGTGGCGGCTGGCTGCAGAGCTCGCCCACCATCCCGGAGCTCGGTTTCCCGCTGGGGAGCCGGCTGCAGATGTTCTGGCTGGAAGAGGGGCTCGCCTCGTCGCTGGCACCGGGCCGTCGACCGCGTACCACACTGAGCCCGACGATGGTGCACCGCGACGGCGAGCCGGTAATGGCGTGCGGCACCCCCGGCGGCGACCAGCAGGACCAGTGGCAGTTGCCGTTCCTGCTCCGGCATCTCGTCGGCGGTCAGCCCCTCCAGGAGGCCATCGACGCGCCGGCCTGGCACACGCTCAGCCTGCCGGGGTCGTTCTATCCACGGGACATGGAACCCGGCGTCCTGGTGGTGGAGGACCGTCTCGACGACGACGTGCTGGCCACCCTGCGGGCGTACGGGCACGAGGTGCGGCGCTCCGACGGGTGGAGCCTCGGTCGGCTCTGCGCGGTGACCCGCGACCCGGCTACGGGTGTGCTGGCGGCCGGCGCGAACCCGCGGGGGATGCAGGGCTACGCGTGCGGTCGTTAG
- a CDS encoding ABC transporter ATP-binding protein: MTPQPNALEIEDLVMHFGPVRAVDGVSLTIPRGRVTALVGESGSGKSTVGRCVVRLVEPTAGTVQIAGTDVTHLSRRRLRPHRGAVSIVFQDPAASLDPRMLVGEIVAEPLRLAGKRISRREREARVAPQLERVGLRAEVARRYPHELSGGQRQRVSIARALISEPMLLIADEPTSALDVSVQASVLNLLADLQRDIGFACLFITHDLSAVEYLADDIAVMYLGQLVEKGTRERIFARPAHPYTQALLSAAPVADPVRQRQRQPVLLGDDLPSALDPPSGCRFRTRCPLAFDRCATEVPAQTPIGDGMAACHLVQPDGTGPDVRTTDPSEVLS; the protein is encoded by the coding sequence ATGACGCCGCAGCCCAACGCCCTGGAGATCGAGGACCTGGTGATGCACTTCGGCCCGGTCCGCGCCGTGGACGGGGTGTCCCTCACGATCCCGAGGGGCCGGGTCACGGCCCTGGTGGGGGAGAGCGGCTCCGGGAAGTCGACAGTGGGCCGATGCGTGGTGCGCCTCGTCGAACCGACCGCGGGCACGGTCCAGATCGCCGGTACGGACGTCACCCATCTGTCCCGACGGCGGCTGCGCCCCCACCGTGGCGCGGTGTCGATCGTCTTCCAGGACCCGGCCGCGTCACTGGACCCGCGGATGCTGGTCGGCGAGATCGTGGCCGAGCCGCTCCGGCTGGCCGGCAAACGGATCTCACGGCGCGAGCGGGAGGCCCGCGTCGCCCCGCAGCTCGAGCGGGTGGGCCTGCGGGCCGAAGTGGCGCGGCGCTACCCGCACGAGCTGTCCGGCGGGCAACGCCAACGGGTCAGCATCGCCCGAGCGCTGATCTCCGAACCCATGCTGCTCATCGCTGACGAACCCACCAGCGCACTCGACGTGTCCGTGCAGGCGTCGGTGCTCAACCTCCTCGCCGACCTGCAACGCGACATCGGGTTCGCCTGCCTCTTCATCACCCACGACCTGTCCGCGGTCGAGTACCTGGCCGACGACATCGCCGTCATGTACCTGGGCCAACTCGTCGAGAAGGGCACCCGCGAGCGGATCTTCGCCCGGCCCGCCCACCCGTACACACAGGCGCTGCTGTCGGCCGCGCCGGTGGCCGACCCGGTGCGCCAACGGCAGCGTCAGCCGGTGCTGCTCGGCGACGACCTGCCGTCCGCGCTCGACCCGCCGTCCGGCTGCCGGTTCCGCACCCGGTGCCCGCTCGCGTTCGACAGGTGCGCGACGGAGGTGCCGGCGCAGACGCCGATCGGCGACGGCATGGCCGCCTGCCACCTGGTCCAACCGGACGGCACCGGCCCCGACGTTCGCACCACAGATCCGAGTGAGGTGTTGTCATGA
- a CDS encoding ABC transporter ATP-binding protein yields the protein MTTASAPVLEIRDLSVSFPTETGTVSAVDGVSLDLAPGEIVGMVGESGCGKSVTAMSIAGLLPGSARITGSVRLDGTELVGARESALRRVRGQEIAYIFQEPMTSLNPVLTVGRQIGEVLQVHERMSRRAARARAVELLTLVGIPSASQRVDAYPHQLSGGMRQRVMIAMAVACGPKVLVADEPTTALDVTVQAGILQVLRDLRDRLGTSILIITHDLGVIADIADRVVVMYAGRVVERAPVDDLFAHPRHHYTAGLLSASPQPGRHAGTDRLTEIPGLVPVLSSQPDACTFADRCPAADAQCRDSAPPLQRHGGTDHLAACWHPCSMAHQEANR from the coding sequence ATGACCACCGCCTCCGCGCCCGTGCTGGAGATCCGCGACCTCTCGGTGTCCTTTCCGACCGAGACCGGCACCGTCTCGGCGGTCGACGGTGTCAGCCTGGACCTCGCCCCCGGGGAGATCGTCGGGATGGTGGGCGAGTCGGGGTGCGGAAAGAGCGTCACCGCGATGAGCATCGCCGGCCTGCTGCCGGGCAGCGCCCGGATCACCGGCTCCGTACGCCTCGACGGCACCGAACTGGTCGGCGCCCGCGAGTCGGCGCTTCGGCGGGTACGCGGCCAGGAGATCGCCTACATCTTCCAGGAACCGATGACGTCCTTGAACCCGGTGCTCACCGTGGGGCGTCAGATCGGGGAGGTGCTCCAGGTCCACGAGCGGATGTCCCGACGGGCGGCGCGGGCTCGCGCCGTCGAGCTGCTGACGCTCGTCGGGATTCCGTCCGCATCCCAACGCGTCGACGCCTACCCGCACCAGCTCTCCGGCGGCATGCGCCAGCGCGTGATGATCGCGATGGCCGTGGCCTGCGGCCCGAAGGTGCTGGTGGCCGACGAGCCCACCACCGCGCTGGACGTCACGGTCCAGGCCGGCATCCTCCAGGTGCTGCGGGACCTGCGCGACCGGCTCGGCACGAGCATCCTCATCATCACGCACGACCTCGGTGTGATCGCCGACATCGCGGACCGCGTCGTCGTCATGTACGCCGGGCGGGTGGTGGAGCGGGCACCGGTCGACGACCTGTTCGCGCACCCGCGACACCACTACACGGCCGGCCTGCTGTCCGCGTCGCCGCAGCCGGGCCGGCACGCCGGGACGGACCGGTTGACGGAGATCCCCGGGCTGGTGCCCGTCCTGTCGTCCCAGCCCGACGCATGCACCTTCGCGGACCGCTGCCCGGCCGCCGACGCGCAGTGCCGCGACTCCGCACCGCCGCTGCAGCGGCACGGAGGCACGGACCACCTCGCGGCCTGTTGGCACCCCTGCTCGATGGCACACCAGGAGGCGAACCGATGA
- a CDS encoding ABC transporter permease has translation MTVLTVPMAETASVSVTRRTRVLRRLRRNPLAVVSFVVLALAAGIALLSPWLAPYSVDQTDFARTFAPPGTAGHVLGTDDLGRDVLSRIMLGARASLQVGLLAVATSLVLGVPLGLAAGYFRAWDAVISRFTDLLLAFPFLIMAVGLAAIRGASLGNAAVAIGIAQIPGVIRVVRSDTLRLKSLDFVAAAVVDGASDLWVLARHILPNATSVILVQATVAIPAAILGEAVLSFLGLGIQPPAPSLGTMLATAQQFAARAPWAAVLPGVVIMGLALAFNVFGDALRDALDPKGDRR, from the coding sequence GCCGATGGCGGAGACAGCCTCCGTCAGCGTCACCCGGCGAACGCGCGTGCTGCGGCGGCTGCGCCGCAACCCGCTCGCCGTCGTGAGCTTCGTCGTGCTGGCACTCGCGGCCGGCATCGCGCTGCTCTCACCGTGGCTCGCGCCCTACTCCGTCGACCAGACCGACTTCGCCCGGACGTTCGCACCCCCGGGCACCGCCGGGCACGTGCTCGGCACCGACGACCTCGGTCGGGACGTCCTCTCCCGCATCATGCTCGGCGCGCGGGCATCGTTGCAGGTGGGGCTCCTGGCGGTGGCCACCTCCCTGGTCCTCGGTGTGCCGCTCGGGCTCGCGGCCGGTTACTTCCGGGCCTGGGACGCCGTGATCTCGCGCTTCACCGACCTGCTGCTCGCGTTCCCGTTTCTGATCATGGCGGTGGGGTTGGCAGCCATCCGGGGGGCCAGCCTGGGCAACGCCGCCGTGGCCATCGGCATCGCCCAGATCCCCGGGGTGATCCGGGTCGTCCGCTCGGACACGCTGCGCCTCAAGTCACTGGACTTCGTCGCGGCAGCCGTCGTGGACGGTGCCAGTGACCTGTGGGTGCTGGCCCGGCACATCCTGCCGAACGCGACGTCGGTGATCCTGGTGCAGGCCACCGTCGCCATCCCGGCCGCGATCCTCGGCGAGGCGGTCCTGTCGTTCCTCGGCCTCGGCATCCAACCACCGGCACCCAGCCTGGGCACCATGCTGGCCACCGCCCAACAGTTCGCCGCCCGCGCACCCTGGGCCGCGGTCCTGCCCGGTGTCGTGATCATGGGTCTGGCGCTGGCGTTCAACGTCTTCGGCGATGCCCTCCGCGACGCCCTCGACCCGAAGGGAGACCGGCGATGA